The sequence TAAAACGACGACAATTTACCAAGGATCCTGATTTTATCTGCGGTAATACCAATTTCCTCGTGAGTTTCGCGCAGCGCTGTTTCTTCGGCGTTTTCATTCGCCTCAATTCGTCCGCCCGGCAAGGCAATTTGCCCTGCATGGTGTTTCATATACGTTGGGCGCTTTATCAGGCAAACTTTTAATCCTTCATTATCTGTAAAAAGTAACAAAAGCACACTGCTCTGTTTTACCCTGGTTCTATCTTCCGGAGCAGGTTTTAAAACCCTTTCGGGCGGCAGCATTTTATAATGCGACCTCGAACCGGGGAGTTCTCCTTTTAACGCAGCTTCTATTTTCTCAGGAATGGTGATCATATTGCGCAAAAATAAAAATTACCTGCAGAATTGCGTATGATAAACGTAGAAACAGTGATAAGAGATATGCAACTTGAACATAAAAGAGACGAGACCAAGGCAACGCCTCTTTTGTTCGTAATCCACAAATTTATTTGAATCATCATCTTCTTCATTTTTGATGAACTCTCTATACAATTTGCATTGTTATATGTGGCAACATGTTTTGCTTTACTATAAAGTGGATTTAATTTAAACGACATAGTGTGTGTTTGAAAATTCCTGCCTGCCCTTTTTGCAGTTCTAAAGATGTAGATAGTACTTAAATACCGCTGTTAAAACAATTTTTTTTGAAATTTAGGTTGTTTAACGCTAGGGGCAAGCGGACCCGAAGTGCCGGAATAGAATAATGACGATGTAAATAGACATTTACTTGAGGCCAAAGAAATTGTATCACCTTATGATACGACTATATATATTTCGTGAATGGATTGGTGACTCAGAATATTAAGTGAAAAAAGCTGTAGGATGGCCACTCAAAGATTTATTTGGTTTGTACCTGGCTATTACTTTTCAGTTTTTAGAAAATAAAATAAGGATTATATCATCAACAGCTTTTACTTTATCGATTGAGAAGTTGGATAAAAAAGAGAGAGAACGGTTAAAAAAATGAGAAAGCCAGCCGCTAATGTATATTGAAAAAAGCCGTGGTGAATTTTTT comes from uncultured Draconibacterium sp. and encodes:
- a CDS encoding CoA pyrophosphatase, with amino-acid sequence MITIPEKIEAALKGELPGSRSHYKMLPPERVLKPAPEDRTRVKQSSVLLLLFTDNEGLKVCLIKRPTYMKHHAGQIALPGGRIEANENAEETALRETHEEIGITADKIRILGKLSSFYVEVSRFQITPFVGWMDTKPEFILCPEEVEKAILFPIEAFKPPHTTIELKTLTGILKVPCVKYDDEIIWGATAMILSEFYDLINEN